CAAAGATGAATTAGTCGCTTCTATTCAAGACGGCGTGTTTATTACAGATTTAGCTGGTCTACATTCAGGAGCCAATACCATTTCTGGAGACTTTTCAGTGGCAGCAACAGGATTCCATATTCAAGATGGCAAAATTGCTTCTCCTTTAAAGCAGATGACGATTGCGGGGAATTATTTTGATTATCTGAAACAAATCGAAGAAGTAGGTTCAGATTTGGAGTTCGCGTCAGGCGGCTATGGTTCGCCATCTTTATTAGTCAAGGAACTTTCTGTCACAGTTGATCATTAAAAAGAAAACAGGGCATGTTAGATGCCCTGTTTTCTTTAAACCTTACTTAGTTGCGTTTTGTTCTTTTAATAAATCACGGATTTCTGTCAGTAATGCTTCTTGTGCATCAATTGTTTCTTCTTCTTCTACTTCGACAACTTCTTCTTTGCGTTTAAATTTGGATAGTAAACGAATGAATAAAAAGATGACGAATGCAACGATTAAGAAATCGAGGACAGATTGTAAAAATACACCGTATGTAATATCCACGCCTCTTATTTTTTGATTGAGGCCGGTTAAGTCAATGCCGCCTGTTAGAGCGCCAACAATCGGCATAATAATATTTTCGACGAGAGAGGAAACAATTTTTCCAAACGCTGCGCCAATGACGACAGCGACCGCTAAGTCCAACACATTTCCTTTAAAGGCAAATTCTTTAAAGTCTTTCCACATATGATTCAGCCCCATATCTATTGTTATGTATACGATGCTTCATCCCCGGAATTTATAGGAATGAAACCTTTATTATTCTAAAAAAGTTCTTTGCCTTTGTAAAGCCCCTGCTCTTAGAATTTCCATTGGTATTTAGATAAATCAATTTTTCCGTGCAATGAAAATTCAATGCCCTCCATTTCAAGCATTTCTCGTTGTTCACTTGCAGTAAGCGAAATTTCTCCTTTTGAATTAATGACCCGATGCCACGGTAATTGATATTTTTCGCTCGCTGAATGAAGAATCCAGGAGACTTGCCTCGCAGCACGTGCACTTCCTGCTGCTTTCGCAATTTGGCCGTACGTTGCGACTCGACCGTATGGAATCGATTGAATTAGTGCAATGACGTTTTTTGTGAATGGTTTCATAGGTATGCTCCTTATCGATTAAATTCTTATATCGTTCGTATACTGAATCGTAAAGTGACAGACAACCAAACAGAAGGAGGGGGCCAGTTGTGTCCGACCAAAAAATTATCCCGTTATTAATGTTCAATGGGGAAGCAGAAGAAGCGATGAAGTTTTATACGTCCATTTTTGAGGATGCTGCAATTGAAAGCATTTTACATCAAGAAAATGGGGGAGTACGGCACGGGACA
This window of the Sporosarcina ureilytica genome carries:
- the mscL gene encoding large conductance mechanosensitive channel protein MscL, which gives rise to MWKDFKEFAFKGNVLDLAVAVVIGAAFGKIVSSLVENIIMPIVGALTGGIDLTGLNQKIRGVDITYGVFLQSVLDFLIVAFVIFLFIRLLSKFKRKEEVVEVEEEETIDAQEALLTEIRDLLKEQNATK
- a CDS encoding MGMT family protein, with protein sequence MKPFTKNVIALIQSIPYGRVATYGQIAKAAGSARAARQVSWILHSASEKYQLPWHRVINSKGEISLTASEQREMLEMEGIEFSLHGKIDLSKYQWKF